From Anopheles funestus chromosome 3RL, idAnoFuneDA-416_04, whole genome shotgun sequence, a single genomic window includes:
- the LOC125772095 gene encoding uncharacterized protein LOC125772095 — protein MVKPAARIVIKFLELLGCVACVITKIITDHESRRVFVRNQKLSREWSLIHNITWSSGGNAFTNIVYGGYTIVIALMLITRCVDAKSRPTLFEKIVLSLGTLLFFAAGGLVFASIDQVHPDLHDNAIILGCLSFAVAILFVIDLADPLARMTAHMTQTDTSTLTATDTPDRAIVKKDVATDTEPTVFVVSKGKDSNGHLHQPHHQHQDHHHHEYPDSPLNRSEESIVERKVYPSAQVPVFAHVRAPEESRRIAGKEIKYLPRQDFRDRRNYRDAGPASYATNRPATNQLNGHQTRHQHANVPPGSYHDNDSFVEDIQPSRRSTYVPADKFDQEAMQMSSVPNHHRMRPPPPAKPLNIIRTHFGSNHSSPTESHHSAECRCSQRSTSTRKLEDSGRDEFDSPPIRPGFVANAAKKWDDRARSKSQPIVGLNTMV, from the exons ATGGTGAAACCGGCGGCAAGAATAGTGATAAAGTTTCTAGAATTA TTAGGTTGTGTGGCGTGTGTGATTACGAAGATTATAACCGACCATGAGTCACggcgtgtgtttgtgagaaACCAGAAGCTATCGCG AGAATGGAGTTTGATACACAACATAACCTGGAGCAGTGGAGGAAATGCATTTACAAACATCGTCTACGGGGGATACACGATAGTCATCGCACTAATGCTAATTACAAG ATGCGTCGATGCCAAATCACGTCCGACCTTGTTTGAGAAGATTGTACTATCGCTGGGGACACTATTGTTTTTCGCGGCAG GAGGACTGGTGTTTGCGTCGATAGATCAAGTACATCCAGATCTACACGATAATGCCATCATACTGGGATGTTTGTCGTTTGCCGTGGCGATCCTGTTCGTTATCGATCTGGCCGATCCGCTAGCGCGCATGACCGCGCACATGACGCAAACCGACACATCAACGCTCACCGCGACCGATACACCCGATAGGGCAATTGTGAAAAAAGATGTCGCCACCGATACTGAACCGACGGTATTTGTCGTTTCCAAGGGGAAGGATTCCAACGGTCACCTGCATCAGCCGCACCATCAACATCAAGATCATCACCACCATGAATATCCCGATTCACCGCTCAATCGAAGCGAAGAATCAATCGTAGAACGTAAGGTGTATCCTTCCGCACAAGTGCCAGTGTTTGCACACGTGCGCGCACCGGAAGAAAGCAGACGGATTGCggggaaagaaattaaataccTACCGCGGCAAGATTTTCGCGATAGACGAAATTATCGCGATGCTGGACCGGCGAGTTATGCGACAAATCGCCCCGCAACGAATCAACTTAATGGCCATCAGACAAGGCACCAGCATGCGAACGTTCCGCCCGGGAGTTACCACGATAATGATTCGTTCGTCGAAGATATTCAACCGTCGCGCAGAAGCACCTACGTACCTGCCGACAAGTTTGACCAGGAAGCGATGCAGATGAGTAGCGTACCGAACCACCATCGGATGAGACCGCCACCACCGGCAAAGCCTTTAAATATAATACGAACACACTTTGGCTCGAATCACAGCTCGCCGACCGAATCGCACCACAGTGCAGAATGTAGATGCTCACAGCGTAGTACCAGCACGCGAAAATTGGAAGATTCTGGCCGGGATGAGTTTGACTCTCCACCCATACGGCCCGGGTTTGTGGCTAATGCGGCCAAAAAGTGGGATGATCGGGCACGCAGCAAAAGTCAACCGATCGTCGGGTTGAACACTATGGTTTAA
- the LOC125772098 gene encoding uncharacterized protein LOC125772098, producing the protein MATLLKITRSVHFYRKFHCKIEDTYPLDASIRNKPKVSKPADYEMMPGMSPKVFRETEYDNQLGPIPVLGNEAKNFTYKNPEYFSYHNYSFYDIGRAIGCAYREQPSALPKRSKRFRAPWQHEEHIQYDAAIPVTLSCLHCEVEKELDERVVQSTEQNSKC; encoded by the exons ATGGCGACCTTGTTGAAAATTACTCGCTCCGTGCATTTTTATCGTAAATTCCACTGTAAAATTGAG GATACCTACCCACTGGATGCGTCCATCCGAAACAAACCCAAAGTAAGCAAACCGGCCGACTACGAAATGATGCCCGGAATGTCGCCGAAAGTATTCCGTGAGACGGAATACGATAAT caaCTAGGACCAATTCCGGTATTGGGGAACGAGGCGAAGAACTTTACCTACAAGAATCCGGAATATTTCTCGTACCACAATTATTCGTTTTACGACATCGGCCGTGCGATAGGGTGTGCCTATCGGGAACAACCGAGTGCACTACCGAAACGCAGCAAACGGTTCCGGGCGCCTTGGCAGCATGAGGAACACATTCAGTACGATGCAGCAATTCCGGTGACGCTAAGTTGCTTGCACTGTGAGGTGGAGAAAGAATTGGACGAAAGGGTGGTACAAAGTACggaacaaaattcaaaatgttGA